A genomic segment from Geitlerinema sp. PCC 7407 encodes:
- a CDS encoding MBL fold metallo-hydrolase, producing MKRRNFLRYAGASLVTGGIVLASSDRGQAQSTGPLSIQYLGHTCFLFSGSGRRILVNPFQPIGCTANYRSPKVDADLVLISSRLLDEGAVEEVPGSPRILFEPSVYQFDGFQVQGLLTDHDRLNGRRFGSNIVWKWTQGGVKILHMGGAAAPVTLEQQILMGRPDVLFIPVGGGPKAYNPQQAKEAIQVLNPKMIVPTQFRSQAADPNACDIVAVEEFLALMEGTPVRRIGSSMSLSSADIPENGPVITVFSYGF from the coding sequence ATGAAGCGACGGAATTTCTTGCGCTACGCAGGTGCGAGCCTGGTGACCGGCGGCATTGTCCTGGCATCGAGCGATCGCGGTCAGGCCCAGTCCACCGGCCCGCTGTCGATCCAGTACCTCGGCCATACCTGTTTCCTCTTTAGCGGCAGCGGTCGCCGAATCTTGGTGAATCCCTTCCAGCCCATCGGCTGTACCGCTAACTATCGATCGCCCAAGGTCGACGCCGATTTGGTGCTGATCAGCAGCCGCCTCCTAGATGAAGGCGCGGTCGAAGAGGTGCCCGGATCGCCGCGCATTCTGTTTGAGCCCAGCGTCTACCAGTTTGATGGCTTCCAGGTCCAGGGGCTGCTGACGGACCACGACCGGCTCAATGGCCGCCGCTTTGGCAGTAACATCGTCTGGAAGTGGACCCAGGGCGGCGTCAAGATCCTGCACATGGGCGGCGCAGCGGCTCCGGTCACCCTCGAGCAGCAAATCCTGATGGGGCGGCCCGACGTGCTGTTTATCCCCGTGGGCGGCGGCCCCAAGGCCTACAATCCGCAACAGGCCAAGGAGGCTATCCAAGTCCTCAATCCCAAGATGATCGTGCCGACGCAGTTCCGCAGTCAGGCCGCCGATCCCAACGCCTGCGACATCGTGGCGGTAGAAGAGTTCTTGGCGCTGATGGAGGGGACGCCGGTGCGGCGCATTGGCAGCTCCATGAGTCTCAGCTCGGCCGATATTCCTGAAAATGGCCCGGTGATCACGGTGTTTAGCTACGGCTTCTAG
- a CDS encoding DUF937 domain-containing protein, with the protein MGLFDAIVGAINSPDQQASPDQLGSILGAVQQLSGSRNLDANTTQAMISLVGSFVRSALQEKSQAGGEAQAQAIVNQFGGTQPSPAAVQSLFSPQQQQQVAQATSQGTGLNLETVQALLPVVVPIILNLLKTGAPTQSAQGSNPVLHSFLDTNGDGSFDVGDALNLAGRFMQR; encoded by the coding sequence ATGGGACTCTTTGATGCCATTGTGGGGGCGATCAACAGCCCCGATCAGCAGGCCAGCCCCGATCAGCTGGGCAGCATCTTGGGCGCGGTGCAGCAGCTGTCGGGCAGCCGCAACCTGGATGCCAACACGACCCAGGCCATGATCTCGCTGGTGGGAAGCTTTGTGCGCAGCGCCCTCCAGGAAAAAAGCCAGGCGGGGGGCGAGGCCCAGGCCCAGGCGATCGTGAATCAGTTTGGGGGAACCCAGCCCAGCCCGGCGGCGGTGCAGTCGCTTTTCTCGCCTCAGCAGCAGCAGCAAGTGGCTCAGGCAACCTCCCAGGGCACAGGCCTCAATCTGGAGACCGTGCAGGCGCTGCTGCCGGTGGTGGTGCCCATTATTTTGAATCTGCTGAAGACGGGGGCGCCGACGCAGTCTGCCCAGGGTTCTAACCCGGTGCTGCATTCGTTCCTAGATACCAATGGAGACGGCAGCTTTGATGTGGGAGACGCGCTGAATCTGGCGGGGCGCTTTATGCAGCGCTAG
- a CDS encoding BON domain-containing protein: MAWLQRLFGINKPQNAQVSPNPGPAPAATAATNTTAQETIPPERMGLTGEYDQSGLAKRVALAFDQDAEIDDIETVFVAQTGGTVVLKGKAPNQAILDKMVNVARTVRGATSVDTSQVEVG; the protein is encoded by the coding sequence ATGGCTTGGCTACAACGACTCTTTGGGATTAATAAGCCTCAAAATGCTCAGGTTTCGCCCAATCCTGGCCCAGCGCCTGCTGCTACCGCAGCCACCAACACCACGGCCCAGGAAACCATCCCCCCAGAGCGCATGGGCCTGACCGGCGAGTACGACCAGAGCGGTCTGGCCAAGCGCGTTGCTCTGGCCTTTGACCAGGACGCCGAAATTGACGATATCGAGACCGTGTTTGTCGCTCAGACCGGCGGCACCGTCGTCCTCAAGGGCAAAGCTCCCAACCAGGCCATCTTGGACAAGATGGTGAACGTTGCCCGCACTGTCCGGGGGGCAACCAGCGTTGACACCAGCCAAGTTGAAGTTGGCTAG